The Arcobacter arenosus genome has a window encoding:
- a CDS encoding diguanylate cyclase — protein MNGLKINKLNFSLIFIFFIIILWIVSYVMIVPNYKDIETKKNNVNINTLLSNINKEISNLKKIINDYSKWDDTYNFINDKNGAYIYENFRKGTSTLNDLNIDMIFYTDKSNNIIFNKYTKNINVLDKNDLMEKVIDLLKGSDNFYSIESIDKKLFFIIKLEIKKSDEEGDSNGFIYTLKNFDEAYIKNISYIFEQTKLSLVKPEKAYIETIENEYIKNIKIYSYFQNKKIYNNIGFFSENRFLFNLETINSTEVLDDGLTVTYYYNFIITILLFLFVLTSYKKQKSLLGYNEQLELEVQKRTQNLNNSIRLIEEKNKALYKLSTIDSLTNIKNRRSFFEKSKELLSKANKENKNFFVLLIDIDHFKKINDNYGHLTGDSVLQEFCLTILSIIDKEEVFGRIGGEEFCLSIFDKDEEYIFNLAEKIRKKCAENVMKINQLEIKFTISIGIGSNENKEEYIDEILQSADELLYTAKRTGRNKVIRNI, from the coding sequence ATGAATGGTTTAAAAATTAACAAATTAAATTTTTCATTAATATTTATTTTTTTCATAATTATATTATGGATTGTATCTTATGTGATGATTGTTCCTAATTATAAAGATATTGAGACTAAAAAAAACAATGTGAATATCAATACACTTTTATCAAATATTAATAAAGAAATCTCAAATCTAAAAAAAATTATAAATGATTACAGTAAATGGGATGATACATACAATTTTATAAATGATAAAAATGGAGCATATATTTATGAAAACTTCAGAAAGGGTACATCTACATTAAATGATTTAAATATTGATATGATTTTTTATACTGATAAGTCAAATAATATTATTTTTAACAAATATACTAAAAATATAAATGTTTTAGATAAAAATGATTTAATGGAAAAGGTGATTGATTTATTAAAAGGAAGTGACAATTTCTATTCAATTGAGTCTATAGATAAAAAACTGTTTTTTATTATTAAACTTGAGATAAAAAAAAGTGATGAGGAAGGTGATTCTAACGGCTTTATATATACATTAAAAAATTTTGATGAAGCTTATATAAAAAATATATCTTATATATTTGAGCAAACAAAACTAAGTTTGGTAAAACCAGAAAAAGCTTATATTGAAACTATTGAGAATGAATATATAAAAAATATAAAAATATATTCATATTTTCAAAATAAAAAAATATACAACAATATTGGGTTTTTTTCAGAAAATAGATTTTTATTTAATTTAGAAACTATAAATTCTACTGAGGTTTTAGATGATGGTTTAACTGTAACTTATTATTATAATTTTATTATCACTATTTTATTGTTTTTATTTGTATTAACATCTTACAAAAAACAAAAAAGTTTGCTAGGATACAATGAGCAACTTGAACTTGAAGTTCAAAAAAGGACTCAAAATCTTAATAATAGTATTAGACTTATAGAAGAAAAAAACAAAGCCTTATATAAGTTATCAACAATTGATTCTTTAACAAATATCAAAAATAGAAGATCATTTTTCGAAAAAAGCAAAGAACTTTTATCTAAAGCAAATAAGGAAAATAAAAACTTTTTTGTATTGTTAATTGATATTGACCATTTTAAAAAAATAAATGATAATTATGGGCATTTAACAGGGGATAGTGTTTTACAAGAGTTTTGTTTAACAATTTTATCAATAATTGATAAAGAAGAAGTTTTTGGAAGAATAGGTGGGGAAGAGTTTTGTTTATCTATTTTTGATAAAGATGAAGAGTATATTTTTAATTTAGCTGAAAAAATTAGAAAAAAATGTGCTGAAAATGTTATGAAAATAAATCAACTTGAGATTAAATTTACAATCTCTATTGGGATTGGTTCAAATGAAAATAAAGAGGAATATATTGATGAGATTCTTCAAAGTGCAGATGAGTTACTCTATACAGCAAAAAGAACGGGAAGAAATAAAGTAATAAGAAATATATAA
- a CDS encoding YciI family protein has protein sequence MQYLVIAYDNDGALEKRLEVRDAHVEGAKKLMAEGKIIDAGALIEEDKMVGSTLFVDFESDDEINEWLENEPYVTNGVWNMEEFQIVPVKLLPR, from the coding sequence ATGCAATATTTAGTAATCGCGTATGACAATGATGGTGCTTTAGAAAAAAGACTTGAAGTTAGAGATGCTCACGTAGAAGGAGCAAAAAAACTTATGGCTGAAGGTAAGATTATAGATGCTGGAGCTCTTATAGAAGAAGATAAAATGGTTGGTTCTACACTTTTTGTTGATTTCGAAAGTGATGATGAAATTAATGAGTGGTTAGAAAATGAACCATATGTAACTAATGGTGTATGGAATATGGAAGAATTCCAAATCGTACCAGTAAAATTACTTCCTAGATAA
- a CDS encoding methyl-accepting chemotaxis protein, producing MLKNLKLKNKMLLICCIIGIVFSGVLVYTYYAGDEVYDGLKEIEVNSISNKKKILEGDKALNEALVEIQEFETKTLVMMRKVREVNTAFQDWRIIVSREAALGENFFKQEQYIKLTKKIETILKEEKEKNYYKENDNYQQFIENAFFNNEKLKKESLSVFNTYKDNEAWEDMQPITINQLVEFNTKCIEATTETLAFVKLFSEELNKEIDKVKNHIQDAANLQKKVRVNTEEKIVEFSNHLTNKFLQNTKIVLIQFVISLFISCLLLFILSRIITTNLSELQKGLIEFFEYLQQKKEDCISLKVSGEDEFAQMNHMINENVKLIKEGKIKDEEVIAEVNEIINYSKEGIICYEVQKTANNKELEKLRVAINQYLNDSVEKFSGVVDILSEFTKGNFDAPNEMATKTYGIIGIILRQLNTVGFNTSEILATNKTNGEEIKNSNQELVNNAEYLSSLANQQATELEETAAAIEEVTEAIKANSNSSLEMKNKGEILKSVSIKGKELATNTVASMQEINEKVTSISEVIQVIDNIAFQTNILSLNAAVEAATAGESGKGFAVVAQEVRNLANRSADAAKDIKELVEKATAETSLGKANADQMIEGYGELSTEIEDTIAMINDVAHSTAEQGEAMNQINNAVNSLDKKTQQNAQVASQVKSKSAECLMISDEFIRVAEKTTFKKEALNIKTNVDLTFKINNLISEHLSYTQKVNKMVCGREEFDEDKIQKCNLHIFIGEMEEEENKIIDTDYWEDFKASHNKVHDIGFRCTKAEYKSVEQAKLLKELSVAVGDTIQHLRKLQTTQF from the coding sequence ATGCTTAAGAATTTGAAGCTAAAAAACAAGATGCTACTTATTTGTTGTATTATTGGTATAGTTTTTTCAGGGGTTTTAGTTTACACCTATTACGCAGGTGATGAAGTTTATGATGGCCTAAAAGAGATTGAAGTAAATTCAATTTCAAATAAGAAGAAAATTTTAGAAGGTGATAAAGCTTTAAATGAAGCCTTAGTAGAGATTCAAGAGTTCGAGACTAAGACTCTTGTAATGATGAGAAAAGTAAGAGAGGTTAATACAGCATTTCAAGATTGGAGAATAATTGTTTCAAGAGAAGCAGCCCTTGGAGAAAATTTTTTCAAGCAAGAACAATATATTAAATTAACAAAAAAAATTGAAACAATTTTAAAAGAGGAAAAAGAGAAAAACTACTATAAAGAAAATGATAATTATCAACAATTTATAGAAAACGCCTTTTTTAATAACGAAAAACTAAAAAAAGAGTCACTTAGTGTTTTTAATACATACAAAGATAATGAAGCATGGGAGGATATGCAACCTATAACAATAAACCAACTTGTTGAATTTAATACAAAATGTATCGAAGCTACAACAGAAACTCTTGCATTTGTAAAACTTTTTAGTGAAGAGCTTAATAAAGAAATCGATAAAGTTAAAAATCATATTCAAGATGCCGCTAATTTACAAAAAAAAGTTAGGGTAAACACAGAAGAAAAAATTGTCGAGTTTTCAAATCATTTAACGAATAAATTTTTACAAAACACAAAAATTGTTTTAATACAATTTGTAATAAGTTTATTTATCTCGTGCCTTTTATTATTTATATTGTCAAGAATCATTACTACAAATCTATCTGAACTGCAAAAAGGACTTATTGAATTTTTTGAATATCTACAACAAAAGAAAGAAGACTGTATAAGTCTAAAAGTATCTGGAGAAGATGAGTTTGCACAGATGAATCATATGATAAATGAAAATGTTAAACTTATCAAAGAAGGTAAAATAAAAGATGAAGAAGTTATTGCAGAAGTAAACGAGATTATAAATTATTCAAAAGAGGGAATCATCTGTTATGAAGTTCAAAAAACTGCTAATAATAAAGAGCTTGAGAAATTAAGAGTTGCTATAAATCAATATCTAAATGACTCAGTAGAAAAGTTTTCTGGAGTTGTAGATATTTTATCTGAATTTACAAAAGGTAATTTTGATGCACCTAATGAAATGGCTACTAAAACCTATGGAATTATAGGGATAATCCTAAGACAACTAAATACAGTTGGGTTTAATACTTCTGAGATTCTTGCAACTAATAAAACCAATGGTGAAGAGATAAAAAATAGTAATCAAGAACTAGTGAATAATGCTGAATATTTATCTTCATTAGCAAATCAACAAGCAACAGAATTAGAAGAAACAGCAGCAGCTATTGAAGAAGTAACTGAAGCTATTAAAGCTAACTCAAATTCAAGTTTAGAAATGAAAAATAAAGGTGAGATTTTAAAAAGTGTAAGTATAAAAGGTAAAGAGCTTGCAACTAATACAGTAGCATCTATGCAAGAAATTAATGAAAAAGTTACTTCAATAAGTGAAGTGATTCAAGTGATTGACAATATCGCATTTCAGACAAATATTCTTTCACTAAATGCAGCTGTAGAAGCTGCAACAGCAGGAGAATCTGGTAAAGGATTTGCTGTTGTTGCTCAAGAAGTAAGAAATCTTGCTAATAGAAGTGCTGATGCTGCAAAAGATATTAAAGAATTAGTAGAAAAAGCAACTGCAGAAACAAGCTTAGGTAAGGCTAATGCCGACCAAATGATTGAAGGGTACGGTGAGCTTTCAACAGAAATAGAAGATACAATTGCAATGATTAATGATGTTGCTCATTCAACAGCAGAACAAGGTGAAGCAATGAATCAAATTAATAATGCTGTAAATTCACTTGATAAAAAAACTCAACAAAATGCTCAAGTAGCAAGTCAAGTAAAAAGTAAATCTGCTGAATGTCTAATGATTAGTGATGAGTTTATTAGAGTTGCAGAGAAAACAACATTCAAAAAAGAAGCATTAAATATAAAAACAAATGTAGATTTAACATTTAAAATTAATAATTTAATCTCAGAGCACTTAAGCTACACACAAAAAGTTAATAAAATGGTATGTGGTAGAGAAGAATTTGATGAAGATAAAATTCAAAAATGTAATCTTCATATCTTTATTGGGGAGATGGAAGAAGAGGAAAACAAAATTATTGATACAGATTATTGGGAAGATTTTAAAGCATCACACAATAAAGTTCATGATATTGGTTTTAGATGTACAAAAGCTGAATACAAATCAGTTGAGCAAGCAAAATTATTAAAAGAACTTTCTGTAGCTGTTGGAGATACAATTCAACACCTAAGAAAACTTCAGACAACTCAATTCTAA
- a CDS encoding ABC transporter substrate-binding protein has translation MNKAFVTLFFILFFFTKSFALEKVSLQLKWFHQFQFAGYYAAKEKGFYKDVGLDVEIKERDINFNNIEQVINNKSQYGVADSILLLYRAKNEPVIIVSPIFQHSPSILFTLKRSGINSPYKLNNKDVLFYENDTDGFSILAMLNKLNIKPNLIRKREKNDYTKVLNNEVIASAGYLSNEPFYLRERNIEFNIIDPRNYGFDLYGDMLFTNENEMINHPNRVKKFKEATLKGWRYALENKEEIVKLIHKKYNKTKSVKHLRYEANVIDKLISDDTVPLGSIDEGRIQYISSIYKEFGLTKKDFDIKNFIFENYKNPKNQFTNLSKKEKESKQKDTLYNELTQKETEFLKNHSVIRFKVPSNNPPFSFQENGIAQGVAVDYVKESAKNVGLNVEFVINDDPIFESYNHINTTRKKYDSVLYSVKSSERNVKLSFGIPYLSYPLMIVTNSNNPFISSLKDLKNKTIVLEKRYLTNNWIKKDYPDIKIINAEDTLEALKMLNENKVDAYVGNGLLTSHLSSMHKLENVKIVAPSGYGNVKYSFASPKEWPELSSLLSKGYSKISQLEHNNIRQKWLSLRTIEKVNYTIIWNIILVSIFILAIFLWWNRKLHQEKNKTKKILEELKKSQKKLIEQHELILVQSKNVAIGEMIGNIAHQWRQPLSVISTCATGLILEKESGLLNDKRLIKSLYNIHEHTRHLSKTIDTFRNYLNTTKEYCEVIFQDSIKESLRILDSTFKNNFITLKTNIDEIEPIKIKLVKGEFSEVLINILNNAKDVLLIEKVTSPWIELLVKKESDKIIVTIEDNAGGIDPKIIDRIFEPYFTTKHKSQGTGLGLHMSYKIVTESLKGSIYVKNTNNGAKFFIEIPYLNN, from the coding sequence ATGAATAAAGCATTTGTAACATTATTTTTTATTTTATTTTTCTTTACAAAATCATTTGCATTAGAAAAAGTAAGCCTTCAATTAAAATGGTTTCACCAATTTCAATTTGCAGGGTATTATGCTGCTAAAGAGAAAGGTTTTTATAAAGATGTAGGCTTAGATGTAGAGATAAAAGAAAGAGATATCAATTTTAATAATATTGAACAAGTTATAAATAATAAATCCCAGTATGGTGTAGCAGATTCAATATTACTATTGTATAGAGCAAAAAATGAACCTGTTATTATTGTGAGTCCTATATTTCAACATTCACCAAGTATTCTATTTACCCTAAAAAGAAGTGGTATAAATTCACCATATAAATTGAATAATAAAGATGTTTTATTTTATGAAAATGATACGGATGGTTTTTCAATTTTAGCAATGTTAAATAAGCTTAATATCAAACCAAATCTAATAAGAAAAAGAGAAAAAAACGATTATACAAAAGTATTAAATAATGAAGTAATAGCTTCTGCAGGATATTTAAGTAATGAACCATTTTATTTAAGGGAAAGAAATATTGAATTTAATATTATTGATCCTAGGAATTATGGTTTTGATCTATATGGAGATATGCTTTTTACAAATGAAAATGAAATGATTAATCATCCAAATAGAGTAAAAAAGTTTAAAGAGGCAACATTAAAAGGTTGGAGGTATGCCTTAGAAAATAAAGAAGAGATTGTAAAATTAATTCATAAGAAATATAATAAAACAAAATCTGTTAAACATCTAAGATATGAAGCTAATGTAATAGACAAATTAATATCTGATGATACTGTGCCGTTAGGTTCAATTGATGAAGGGAGAATTCAATATATTTCTAGTATCTATAAAGAGTTTGGTTTAACAAAAAAAGATTTTGATATAAAAAATTTTATTTTTGAAAACTATAAAAACCCAAAAAATCAATTTACAAATTTATCTAAAAAAGAGAAAGAATCAAAACAAAAAGATACACTTTATAATGAACTTACACAAAAAGAAACAGAATTTTTAAAAAATCATTCAGTAATAAGATTTAAAGTACCATCAAATAACCCACCTTTTTCCTTTCAAGAAAATGGAATTGCTCAAGGTGTAGCAGTGGATTATGTTAAGGAAAGTGCAAAAAACGTAGGACTAAATGTTGAATTTGTAATTAACGATGACCCTATTTTTGAATCTTATAATCATATAAATACTACTAGAAAAAAATATGACTCTGTTTTATATAGTGTTAAAAGTTCTGAAAGAAACGTGAAATTATCATTTGGGATACCCTATTTGTCATACCCACTAATGATTGTAACAAACAGTAATAATCCATTTATCTCTTCATTAAAAGATTTAAAAAATAAAACTATTGTATTGGAAAAAAGATACTTAACCAATAATTGGATTAAAAAAGATTATCCTGATATTAAAATAATAAATGCAGAAGATACATTAGAAGCTTTAAAAATGTTAAATGAAAATAAAGTAGATGCATATGTAGGAAATGGTTTATTAACAAGTCATTTAAGTTCTATGCATAAACTAGAAAATGTTAAAATTGTAGCACCCTCAGGGTATGGAAATGTAAAATATAGTTTTGCTTCGCCTAAAGAATGGCCAGAATTAAGTTCTTTATTAAGTAAAGGTTATTCAAAAATATCTCAACTCGAACACAATAATATCCGACAGAAATGGTTATCTTTAAGAACTATAGAAAAAGTTAACTATACTATTATTTGGAATATTATATTAGTTTCAATTTTTATATTAGCAATATTCTTATGGTGGAATAGAAAACTACATCAGGAAAAAAATAAAACAAAAAAAATTTTAGAAGAGTTAAAAAAATCTCAAAAGAAATTAATAGAACAACATGAATTAATATTAGTACAATCTAAAAATGTTGCAATAGGTGAAATGATAGGAAATATTGCACATCAATGGAGACAACCTTTATCTGTGATATCTACTTGCGCAACAGGTCTTATATTAGAAAAAGAATCTGGTTTATTAAATGACAAAAGACTAATTAAATCATTATATAATATTCATGAACACACAAGACATTTGTCAAAAACAATAGATACTTTTAGAAACTATCTAAATACTACAAAAGAGTATTGTGAAGTTATTTTTCAAGATAGTATAAAAGAATCCTTAAGAATTTTAGATTCTACTTTCAAGAATAATTTTATAACATTAAAAACAAACATAGATGAAATTGAACCAATAAAAATAAAACTTGTTAAAGGGGAGTTTTCTGAAGTATTAATAAATATTTTAAATAATGCAAAAGATGTTTTATTGATTGAAAAAGTAACTTCACCTTGGATAGAGCTATTAGTTAAAAAAGAAAGTGACAAAATTATTGTTACTATTGAAGATAACGCGGGAGGAATAGATCCAAAAATAATTGATAGAATTTTTGAACCATATTTTACGACAAAACATAAATCACAAGGTACAGGATTAGGACTTCATATGAGTTATAAAATTGTTACAGAAAGTTTAAAGGGTTCAATATATGTTAAAAATACAAACAATGGTGCAAAATTTTTCATAGAGATTCCTTATTTAAATAATTAA